A stretch of the Solanum dulcamara chromosome 6, daSolDulc1.2, whole genome shotgun sequence genome encodes the following:
- the LOC129893064 gene encoding uncharacterized protein LOC129893064 translates to MATGAAGDGLFRGVFDGCISGHDMGIQQRPYHRNCGCELHKSRGNCSHSSRCTNVSYPIRRSWSESCLSLAAASAGGASGHSSTCSSPASAAGGGTDLTGKKNLVRSSSVDYDVVLFKV, encoded by the coding sequence ATGGCTACGGGAGCTGCTGGCGACGGACTATTTCGGGGAGTATTCGACGGATGTATTTCCGGTCACGATATGGGGATTCAACAAAGGCCGTACCACCGGAACTGTGGCTGTGAACTTCATAAGTCCCGTGGAAATTGCTCTCATTCTTCTCGTTGTACCAACGTATCTTATCCGATTCGACGATCGTGGAGCGAAAGCTGTCTATCGTTGGCCGCCGCTTCCGCCGGTGGTGCCTCCGGTCATTCATCGACATGCTCTTCTCCGGCCTCTGCCGCCGGCGGCGGCACGGATCTCACCGGAAAGAAGAATTTGGTTCGTTCTAGTAGTGTTGATTACGACGTCGTTTTGTTTAAGGTttga